Part of the Capricornis sumatraensis isolate serow.1 chromosome 9, serow.2, whole genome shotgun sequence genome, accaggctcctccatccatgggatttttcaggcaagagtactggagtggagtgccactgccttctccaaagaggGAACAGACAGGCTTGAAAGGTGACTTGCCTAAGATCAAACAGCAAGACAAAGCTGActattgtgggacttccctggtggtgcaatggttAACAATTTGCCTCCCAagacaggggacacgggttcaatccctagttgaggaactaacatcccacatgcctctgggcaactgagctcatgtgccacaattagAGAGCACGTGCATTGCgactaagattccatgtgctgcaactaagatcagAGGCacccaaataaatattttgaaaagctgCACTGTTCTGATGACAGGAGGTGAGGGAGAAGGGTAGTgtcagaagagggaggaaggcgACACAGGGTGAAGACCGCTGACTTGAGCCTGATAAGTTGAACCCAAGGGGTTGGTGTCCTGGGGGACAGGGGGCCTGGAGTACCTGCGAGCCCTGAAGACCAGTGGGCACTTGAGCTGAGCCTGGTGCCCACTCGGTTCCGCTGGCCTGTTCCATCTATGCTGGAGAGGGACCCGGCCATCCCAGATAAATGGGAATGTCTGAACGAGGGGGTGCTTTCCAGAGCTTAAGAGCTGACAGGAGTTGACAGCAGGGCAGTGCCTCGGTTGAGAACTAGGAAGGTTCTGGGGCCTGACACAGATCCGATTCTGGGGGCTGTGGGActctgctgggccctggggagcAGCGCAGAGAGGGAGGAACTTAAGAGGCTTAGCAGAGAGAAACCAAGTGAGCAGGAAGGAGAAAGGCAGaggggctgggagcagggaggcCATTCCTGGCCCAGAGGGCAGCGAGTCTAGGGCTGCAGCTTGGCTATGTCGTTGGCACCCCCTCCGTTTTGCCAGGCCAAATGTTGAAGAGAGGCTGAGCAGGGGGCAGCTGAGATGAGTAGGGAGACAGATGGGAGGAGCAGCGGTCAGAAAGGGCTGGAGTTCCAGTTCAGGAAAAGACCAGGGTAGGAAGGAACGGGGCCACCCACCGGATGACCTTGTGGCACTGGTGGCACACGGGAGTCTTGCCGTTGCTGCCACTGCCCCCGCCATGGCCCCCTCCAGCGGCGGCCTGCACGATGGAGGTGCGGTTCTGCATAGGCGTGGGTGTGGCTGGCTGGGTGTGCCGGGTCAGCACCGTGCTGGTCTTGTCCGGGGCATAGCGCTCAGCAAATGCAGGGTCCACAGCCCAGGGTGGGCGGCTCATGGGACTGGGGGTGGTAGGGCCTGCCAAGGCCAGGAAAAGTGGCTCCATGGGGGTGCTCAGGGACACCACAGGACAGTGGAGAGAGCCCGGGGCAGCTTGGAGGGGCCCGACCCCCATGCCTCTGGAGGTTACCCGCCCTTCCCCAAGTGAAGCCCATGCTCTCTCACCAGGCCAGGGTTCCTGGGGTGTAGCTGAGGCTGGGGTTGGGGCTTCCGTCCTGGGCACCTGGCTGTAAGATCTGTCATTCAAGGCCCTGCATGGCCGAGGCTCCTGGCATGGCCCCACCCCCCAAACTTGGTCCTGCTGGCCCCATGAGAGATGCCTGGGTGCATGACAGCAGAGGACTCCAGGTCCCCCCAGGGCAGGGATGGGTAGGGCAATTTCCCCTGGCCAGGTTCCAGCTGGCTGGTCTGTCGCACAGGGCTGGGAGGTGAAGCAGGGCTCTCACTTCTGGGTCCGCTCGCAAGGGTCCTTCTGATGGCAGGGGGCCCTTTTGCTGAGCACCCCCACCCACTGAGACCCATACTGGCAGGGCCCACACTGGATCTGAAACCATCTAACACCCCTGACCCCAAATGCAAACCAAGTCCACAAAGATAGAgaacagaggcagagaaagcaggGCTGAGAATGTTTATTTTCATGCCCAAAAAGCCAGCACAGACCTGGCAGACAGCAGTACCACAGGGCAAAGAGTGAAGGCAGCGGTGTCAGATGGAGCCGGGCCCTGTGCCAGGAGGGCAGCTGGGGCCAGGACAGCAGGAGGCTCAGTCCAGGGGCAGAAAAAGGATGGGTGAGGCAGGCAGAAGCTGGAGGCGCCAAGGGAAAGTGCCCTGGGGTGGAGGAACAgcaagaaagaggcagagagggcAGCCGGCCGGCGAGGACCAGGCTACGACTGCACGTTGAGCACATGGGCAGAGCGCTGATGGTGCCAGTCCCGGAGGCGGGTGTAGCGTGGGCTCTGCAGCTCCAGGACATACTTTTCCCTGAGGggtagagagagaaggagaaggaagtggaaggaaggagagacggaagggaggcagggagggaggaccagaggaaggaaggagaacgGATGAACCTGGCTAGGGATGGCCAGGAGCAGACAGGGCTGGAATGGGAGAGGCCGGAGATGAGAAGGAGGGGCTGCAGCTTGTCCTGTTACCTTGATTTCTTCAGGTGCTCCTCATCCGGGTCTTGCactgagagggcagaggcaggcaTTGACCAAGAGCAGACAGAAGGCCACCCCAGCCCTGAGCCCTGGTAGAGGGTGCCGGAGCAGGCTCCAGCTAAGCCTGGGTCCGGGCTGGGGACCAGGAGCAGAGTCCGCCCTTCCCTGGGCTGGCACTTACTGAACTCGGTGCCCGTGAGGTGGGCAAGGATGCGGAAGGAACGGGACTGGCCTGTCCCAGGCCTCGGCCGCCAGTCCTCCGTGTCCTCCATCAGCCGCTGCTTGCTGGCATCTGGCACCAGCGGTCGGAGCGGCTGTCTGTGGGGAGGGTGTGGCTCAGAACCTCATGCTGGGGTGGGCAGCAGGGGCGGCCCCTCCCCGGACTTGATATAGGTGGGCTAAAGTgaggggaagagggcagggcaaggCCAGGGCCCTgctgggtgaggggtggggtagggaagtgagaggggaggagggcaaCCAAGGTGAAAGGAGGGCAGCCAGAGTGGGGAGGGGCCACCACCCAGAGTgccaaaaggaaggaagagagggacagGCAGAGGGGGCTCACTGACTTGTCAGGGGTCTGCACCTGTGAAGGAAATAagacagatggacagataaaGGTACAAAGAGATAGACGAGGGGAGGAAGAAAGATGGCAAGGGGTCAGAATAGCCAGGGGGAAGGCTGCACTGAGTGTCTGGGCTCAGTCGGCCAACATCAAATCCCAACCCCAGGCTACCACCGAGGAGGGGGCGGCGCGCTGCCTTGCTCACAGCCCCCTGGAGGGCCGGCCCAAGGCAGGAGCCACACCCTCGGTGGGGCCCTGTGCCTGCAGTACCCGCCCCAGCCACCAGGGGTCGCTGTCGCACGGTTCCGGCCAGGCTGGGGCGCAGCACAGGCAGAGCAGCAGCGGGCAGCCGGCGGCCGTGCGGTGGTGGAGACACGGCGTGGACGGGCAGGACAGACGTACCCATTCTGCTGCGGGGCGCTGTCTGCGGGTGGGTTCGCCCCGAAGGGTCGGGCCGTCTTGTTGAGGGAGGCGCTGGGTGCAAAGGTGTACCGCGGGGGGTCCGCGGCGGGGGCCAGGGCCTGGGCAGAGACAGAGCGGGGAGGGCGGGCAGGGCGGGAGGAGGCGGGGGATCTGGCCACAGTGGGGCGTCCCCTGGCACGAAGAGACCAGCGGTGCTCCAGCCCTACCCCCACACATCTGGCCTGAGGCTCCGGGGAGGGGGCGACTCAGGTTTCAAGGGCCCCATTTGGGAGCAATGATCTCAGCCCACGCAGTCCGAGGGCGGGTGGGCTAGTGCAGCTTGCAGCACAGGCCGgcgggagagagggaaggaggcaggcagACAGACGGACGGACGGACCGACAGGCAGACATGCATGGTGCTCTGACCGTGCGGCAGTCCCTGGCCCAACTCCCAGTTCCCAGACTCCCCAGCTCTGGCGTCCACCCTCTACTCCCGGCCAGGGATGGGAGAGTACCAAGGCTGCACCAGGGAGGACAGGTGAGCCTCGATGTCCAGTCCCACCCCGCCTGCTGCCCACATATCCCAAGCCCATCCCCTACCTTCTGCGGTTTGCTCTGAGCAGGCTGAGCcctagaagagaagaggaagcggTGATAATGGACCACGCCCAAGGGCACGCCCACCTGCCAGGGCGGCTCAGCTCAGTCTTACCTGCTGAGGCTGAGGCTAAGGCGCTCCCCGCAGGCACGGATCTTGTTCTGGGCTTCGATGTGTGTGAGGCCCCCCGCGTTCTCGCCATCAATACTCAGCACCCAGTCACCCACGGCCACGCCAGCCTGTGCAGCTTTACCTCCAGGGGTGAGCTATGGAGAGATGGAGGGTCATGGAGGGCCACTACTGCAGACCAAACTCAGGGAAACAGCAGCCAACCCTGCCCTTCCTCAGCTGCCCCACTCACAGAACCCAGGGGTCTCTTCCTTCAATGTGTTTCTGGACTACTGTCGAATACTGAAGCCatctgggagggggtggggctccCTTGAGCTTCACCATCACCTCAAACACGCCGCTTACACATTCATTCACCTCCAGGGACCCTCCTCACGGTTCAGAAGCTGCTGACATCAACACGCAGCCACCTTCCGGCTAAAACACAAGTGTCTCAGCTCCAACCAAAGCTTTTGAGGTCCCTGCTGGCCTCTTGCCCAGGCCATTCCACCCACCAGACCTGCCCTCTGGCTGTGCATGTGGGCATgaagcatgcatgtgtgcttgtgGTATGTGCGTGAGCTGAAACCATGAAGATGACTTCTGCGAAGTGGTGGGCTTTGGAGAAAACAGAGTGGAATGGGCTGCCTAGGGTGTGAGAAGATCCAATTACTTATGAAGACCTCAAGTGCTGAAAGAACTGTTCTCAAGGTTAGGAAGCACCAGTTTTACGGCCCAGGGTCGGGTATTTCTCAGGGTCTTGATACAGGTGACTCTGAAGAACCCAACTGGGCCCTCCCAGCCCTCTAGCCTAGCGGCAGCAACACAGGCAGAAGCAGCACTGCTGTTCGCAAGTTTAAGCCCACAGGTCTGCCTGGCTACCTGGCAACGGGCTTGGCCTTGAGCCGGCTTGTGGGGAAGTACTGGGAGGTAGAATCACACTTCACAAGTTGGGGAGGTTTGCGGAGTACAGGCTGCCTGTGACCCCATAAGGCTCCTCAGGTGAGCTGATGCTCAGAAGGAATTCAGGCAGGAAGAGGTAAGAGGTTCCAGAGAGGTGGCAAAGGGATCAGACCCAGAGACTGATGGCACTAGGGCAAGAAGGGAAAGCTCGGTTTGATGGCTCTACCTCATGCTTCAGAAGTTAGAAGGGCAAGATAGCTGGGTGGCCCTTTCTTTACTTGCTAAGTACTAACAGCAGTTTACATTTATCGAGTACCTAGTATTACCACATACTGAATCCTCCAAAAACCCTGTGGAGGAGAGTCTGGGAATATACCTGTTTTATACATGGgaaaacagagaggttaagtaacttgcttctAGTTGCCTAGCTAGCAGCTCAAGAGGCAGGCTCAGGCTCCACCCTATTAGGCCACCTCTGTTgcgaaaagtaaagtgaaagtgttagtccctcagttgtgcctgactcttgttaacccatagactgtagctcctctgtccatgaaattctgcaggcaagaatactggagtgggttgtcatttccttctccagggggtcttcccaacccagagatcgaacccaggtatcctgcattgcaggaggattctttaccatctgagcctccagggaattgTTGAGAGCTGGGGCTCAGAGGTCAGCCCTCTGAATGGAAAGATTCTCTGACCCCCAAGCTGGCTTTGGGGCTTGGATCCCCTATCTTACCTTTAGTTCAATCCAACCCCTTATAATAGGCATGGGGGAGTGATGCCCTTGAGGGGAAGTGACTTATTCAAGGTCACAGTGAGTCAGTAGAAGGGAAACCTGGTCTGGCCACTCCCTACCCACACGGCTGGCTCCGGGGAAGTATGGGCTAGCCCACGGAGGTGGGAGTCTCCGGTTGAGCTGGAGCTGTTGGCTCCCAGAGAGGGGATGGGGAACTGGCAACTACTTCCTTCTCTGGGATGAGGAGGACACAggagggacagaggagtcagaggtggagacagaagcagaagagacctGGGGATGGGGGGCAGCATGTGTCTGGAGAGGAAAGCAAGGAGGCCCAAGGGACCAAGGAGAGGAAAAGCCAGGGGGCTGGACACCACACGGAGTAGGGGGTGAGTCAGCCTGAGGGCTCCACTGAGCAGCCCAACCCCCAAGTCCCAGACGTTACCTCATCTCCCAGGCCTGGGCCTCCAGCCAGCCctggcccctccctctcctcctccatgcTAGGgtcaggagagagggagggggcccAGCCCAGCTCCAAAAAGACCACCCTCACTCCCACCCACCAGGGCCTAGGTCCAACTCCAGGGCTGGGCTCAGTCAGTGGCCCCACCCACATGCTGGGGCTGCTGACAACAGAGCCCGAGCTCAGAGTGCCCCCAACAGGCCACATCTGAAAGTCCATCCCTTAGGCTGCTTTGTTGCCCATCCCCACCAatgaataaactgaggctcagaggtcaGCCAAGCTCCCAGCCACACTGACCAGCACTTTCTCAGGAAGTGGAGTATAGGATGAGTTCCCAGGGATGGCAAGGCTTGAGTATTATGTATGGGCTGGGTGTAAGTAGTAAGGAGACCAGTGCCCTTAGCTACCTTGCTGGCAGAGCAGCTTCCAGGAAACCCCGCGGAAGGGTCCCTCGGAACAGTGACTGCTTGCAGGTCCTGGCCACCAAGCCCAACTACAACAGACTCTACCTTGGGGCCCCCTCAAGCTGGGATCTCTAGACCCCTCCAGGCTGTGCCTGCCCTGGGCTTCATGCCAACAGCTGCCCACTAGGTGGGTGTGCCTCTCTGGTCAAGTGGATATGGGGACAGAAATCCCCGCCCACTCCTGACCCCCAGACTACAGTCAAGAGACACCAACCCAAGGGCTGGCCTCACACTCTCAGGGCAGGCACTTTGTTCTCCGAGTCCCACAACTGATCCCACAGTTGGAGCCACAGCCTGATGATCGGCTGAGGGGCCCACTGATGGGGTTCAGGGTTCCAGGCCTAGGCCAGCCTTCTTTAGTTCTGCAGACTCCAGCCACCAGTTGACTATCCCAGCATGGGGCTGCATTCTTGGGCTTATAAGGCAATCCCCCTGCCACAGGGAGGAGCCAGC contains:
- the PDLIM7 gene encoding PDZ and LIM domain protein 7 isoform X1 codes for the protein MDSFKVVLEGPAPWGFRLQGGKDFNVPLSISRLTPGGKAAQAGVAVGDWVLSIDGENAGGLTHIEAQNKIRACGERLSLSLSRAQPAQSKPQKALAPAADPPRYTFAPSASLNKTARPFGANPPADSAPQQNGQPLRPLVPDASKQRLMEDTEDWRPRPGTGQSRSFRILAHLTGTEFMQDPDEEHLKKSRSYSQVPRTEAPTPASATPQEPWPGPTTPSPMSRPPWAVDPAFAERYAPDKTSTVLTRHTQPATPTPMQNRTSIVQAAAGGGHGGGSGSNGKTPVCHQCHKVIRGRYLVALGHAYHPEEFVCSQCGKVLEEGGFFEEKGAIFCPPCYDVRYAPSCAKCKKKITGEVMHALKTTWHVHCFTCAACKAPIRNRAFYMEEGAPYCEPDYEKMFGTKCRGCDFKIDAGDRFLEALGFSWHDTCFVCAICQINLEGKTFYSKKDKPLCKSHAFSHV
- the PDLIM7 gene encoding PDZ and LIM domain protein 7 isoform X2 — encoded protein: MACSFCGWIRCFSPAQLTPGGKAAQAGVAVGDWVLSIDGENAGGLTHIEAQNKIRACGERLSLSLSRAQPAQSKPQKALAPAADPPRYTFAPSASLNKTARPFGANPPADSAPQQNGQPLRPLVPDASKQRLMEDTEDWRPRPGTGQSRSFRILAHLTGTEFMQDPDEEHLKKSRSYSQVPRTEAPTPASATPQEPWPGPTTPSPMSRPPWAVDPAFAERYAPDKTSTVLTRHTQPATPTPMQNRTSIVQAAAGGGHGGGSGSNGKTPVCHQCHKVIRGRYLVALGHAYHPEEFVCSQCGKVLEEGGFFEEKGAIFCPPCYDVRYAPSCAKCKKKITGEVMHALKTTWHVHCFTCAACKAPIRNRAFYMEEGAPYCEPDYEKMFGTKCRGCDFKIDAGDRFLEALGFSWHDTCFVCAICQINLEGKTFYSKKDKPLCKSHAFSHV
- the PDLIM7 gene encoding PDZ and LIM domain protein 7 isoform X3; the encoded protein is MDSFKVVLEGPAPWGFRLQGGKDFNVPLSISRLTPGGKAAQAGVAVGDWVLSIDGENAGGLTHIEAQNKIRACGERLSLSLSRAQPAQSKPQKALAPAADPPRYTFAPSASLNKTARPFGANPPADSAPQQNGQPLRPLVPDASKQRLMEDTEDWRPRPGTGQSRSFRILAHLTGTEFMQDPDEEHLKKSREKYVLELQSPRYTRLRDWHHQRSAHVLNVQS